Proteins encoded in a region of the Nicotiana tomentosiformis chromosome 9, ASM39032v3, whole genome shotgun sequence genome:
- the LOC117274196 gene encoding secreted RxLR effector protein 161-like: MYVKKQGTSDFLVVYLYVDDMIYKGSCETLVAEFKSCMMKEFEMSDLGTLQYFLGLQVKQEKDGIFVSQRKYVKNLLLRFGMQNCKVAAIPMSANKKLQLEDGTDPADPSYYRSLIGGLNYLTHTRPDIIFSVSVLSRYASSPSKQHLGAAKRVLRYVVGTVDFGIWYSKDIDLSLIGYSDNDWAGSIDYRKSTYGNVCSLGSRVISWCSQKQDAVALSSSEAYYVAVTSAVCQAIWLRRLLVDVRH, from the coding sequence ATGTATGTAAAGAAGCAAGGTACGAGTGATTTTCTGGTAGTTTATTTGTATGTTGATGACATGATTTATAAGGGATCATGTGAAACTTTGGTGGCTGAATTTAAATCATGTATGATGAAGGAGTTTGAAATGTCAGATTTAGGTACTTTGCAATATTTTCTTGGTCTTCAAGTGAAACAGGAAAAAGATGGGATTTTTGTGTCACAAAGAAAGTATGTAAAAAATCTTCTGCTCAGGTTTGGTATGCAGAATTGTAAAGTGGCTGCAATACCCATGAGTGCAAATAAAAAATTACAGCTTGAAGATGGCACCGATCCTGCTGATCCAAGTTATTACAGAAGCTTGATTGGAGGTTTGAACTACCTGACACACACTCGTCCTGATATTATATTTTCTGTTAGTGTGTTGTCTAGGTATGCGAGTAGTCCTAGCAAACAACATCTTGGTGCTGCTAAAAGGGTTTTGCGATATGTTGTTGGGACCGTTGACTTTGGGATTTGGTACTCTAAAGACATAGACTTGAGCCTGATTGGTTATAGTGACAACGATTGGGCAGGAAGTATAGATTACAGAAAGAGTACCTATGGAAATGTTTGCAGCTTGGGATCTAGAGTAATTTCGTGGTGTTCGCAGAAGCAAGACGCGGTTGCATTATCATCGTCGGAAGCATATTATGTTGCTGTAACTTCAGCAGTTTGTCAGGCTATATGGTTGCGAAGATTGTTAGTTGATGTCCGCCATTAG